From Daucus carota subsp. sativus chromosome 6, DH1 v3.0, whole genome shotgun sequence, the proteins below share one genomic window:
- the LOC135147036 gene encoding homeobox-leucine zipper protein HDG11-like: MADNGDNGGGSGGEGSQSRRRKSHYQRHNAQQIQRLEGAFNECPHPDEKMRMELSRELGLSPRQIKFWFQNRRTQLKAQHEKADNFVLRSENDKIRCENIAITEALKNAVCPACVRPDQSDEDVYLKEKKLREENAMLREELKRVKTIAAQYMGRPISPLHLGQPLHLSPMDLSRASSGHNGMTGLSLDPDLLSGSSSTFKTLPFQQIFISDMDKSLMIDVCRNAMNELIKLLENNSPFWIRSSADGTEVLNLEAYESIFPRVGRSPYVRIESSRDLGVVIMSGCLGLVDMFMDANKWMEIFPNIVSRASTVEVISTGLMGSRNGQIQLMYEELQVLSPLVPTREYYFLRFCQQIDQTTWAIVDVSYDFPQELHSNSQYRARRLPSGCFIQDMLDGRLKITWMEHVEIEDIRPIHSLFREYICSGLAFGVTRKLSALQRACERLTCLIDAANSFSHLGGVITSHHGKKSLMQLSQRIVNSFCSSINSVNGQQVMLSGMNDFEVRATLQKCTDPGHPNSMVLSAATSIWLPFSPQKVFDFLRDERSRPQWDVLSNHNPVQEVGHIACGSHPGNCISVLRAFNTSQNNMLILQESCIDSSGALVVYCPVDLPAITIAMSSEDSSFIPVLSSGFAILPDAGKKLGAGEMAVGSIVTVVVQIIVSNLTSGKLSQESVNTVNNLVGNTIQHIKAALNCSPCLD, encoded by the exons ATGGCGGATAACGGTGACAATGGTGGTGGTTCCGGCGGAGAAGGGTCGCAGAGTCGGCGGAGAAAGAGCCATTATCAGCGGCACAATGCTCAACAGATTCAGAGGCTTGAAGG GGCGTTCAATGAATGTCCTCATCCGGATGAGAAGATGAGAATGGAGCTGAGTCGAGAGTTGGGATTGTCTCCGCGCCAGATAAAGTTTTGGTTTCAGAATCGGAGGACACAGTTGAAG GCTCAACATGAGAAAGCTGATAACTTTGTTCTTCGCTCCGAGAATGATAAGATTCGATGTGAAAACATAGCCATCACTGAAGCACTTAAGAATGCTGTGTGCCCCGCCTGTGTTCGTCCTGATCAGTCTGATGAAGATGTCTACttgaaagaaaaaaagttgCGGGAAGAGAATGCTATGTTGAGAGAAGAG CTTAAGAGAGTCAAGACCATAGCTGCTCAGTACATGGGAAGGCCCATCTCACCGCTCCATCTGGGGCAGCCACTTCATTTATCACCGATGGATTTATCAAGGGCAAGTTCAGGGCACAATGGGATGACTGGTCTATCGCTTGACCCTGATCTTCTTTCAGGAAGCTCCTCAACCTTTAAAACTTTGCCATTCCAGCAAATTTTCATTTCAGATATGGACAAGTCTCTCATGATTGATGTTTGTCGTAATGCTATGAATGAATTGATTAAGCTCTTGGAAAACAATTCACCTTTCTGGATAAGGTCATCAGCTGATGGAACTGAAGTCCTTAATTTAGAAGCTTATGAAAGCATCTTTCCAAGAGTTGGTAGAAGTCCGTATGTTCGGATCGAATCATCAAGGGATTTAGGTGTTGTGATCATGAGTGGTTGTTTGGGTTTGGTTGACATGTTCATGGATGCG AACAAGTGGATGGAGATTTTCCCTAATATTGTTTCAAGGGCATCAACCGTTGAGGTTATATCGACTGGATTGATGGGCAGTCGAAATGGCCAAATACAGCTG ATGTATGAAGAGTTGCAGGTGTTGTCCCCATTAGTGCCAACACGTGAATACTACTTCCTTCGTTTTTGCCAGCAAATTGATCAAACCACATGGGCTATTGTTGATGTTTCCTATGATTTTCCCCAAGAACTCCATTCTAATTCTCAATACCGAGCTCGTCGTCTACCTTCAGGGTGCTTCATTCAAGATATGCTCGATGGCCGCCTGAAG ATTACTTGGATGGAACATGTGGAAATCGAAGATATAAGACCAATTCATAGTCTTTTTAGGGAATATATATGTAGCGGGTTAGCATTTGGTGTTACAAGAAAGCTTTCTGCACTTCAAAGAGCATGTGAAAGGCTTACTTGTCTAATTGATGCTGCTAATTCTTTTTCTCATCTTGGAGGAG TAATTACTTCCCATCATGGTAAAAAAAGTTTGATGCAACTTTCCCAAAGAATAGTTAACAGTTTCTGTTCTAGCATCAACTCGGTTAATGGGCAGCAAGTGATGCTCTCTGGGATGAACGATTTTGAAGTACGTGCAACTCTTCAAAAGTGTACTGATCCTGGCCATCCTAACAGCATGGTTCTTAGTGCAGCAACTTCCATTTGGCTCCCATTTTCTCCTCAGAAGGTTTTCGATTTCTTGAGGGACGAAAGAAGCCGGCCTCAG TGGGATGTTCTCTCTAATCACAACCCTGTGCAAGAGGTTGGTCATATTGCGTGTGGATCTCATCCAGGGAACTGTATCTCTGTTCTCAGG GCCTTCAATACCAGCCAGAACAACATGCTAATACTTCAAGAAAGCTGCATTGACTCATCAGGTGCCCTTGTTGTGTACTGCCCCGTAGACCTACCTGCAATAACCATAGCCATGAGTAGTGAAGACTCCTCATTCATCCCTGTCCTGTCCTCGGGATTCGCGATATTACCTGATGCTGGGAAAAAGCTGGGTGCTGGAGAAATGGCTGTTGGATCAATTGTTACTGTAGTGGTGCAAATAATAGTGAGCAATTTAACTTCCGGTAAGCTGAGCCAGGAGTCGGTGAATACAGTTAATAACCTCGTGGGAAACACCATACAGCACATCAAAGCTGCCTTGAATTGCTCTCCTTGTTTAGATTGA